One Natrinema longum genomic window carries:
- a CDS encoding sodium/proline symporter → MATDGLAGSAGTWVLGTFAVYLLFLLGIGLYSSRLMDSVDDYVIGGRSVGPVVTGFSERASEMSGWLTLGVPSDAFGTGVMAFYNGLGMIPADLFAWAGLAKRLRKYTEVVKAVTLPTFFETRLQDDTGYVKGVSAFVLMIFEGGYVGAQIVAAGTLLEVLTGVSSLVGILAGGVIVVGYTMLGGYFAVAWSDYFQGAIILIAFIILPVLAFTSYGLPFEDLASVGSSYTSVTAGMTGWAAIFGIISYAAIGLGIPGNPHVMVRFMGIDEVKNVRLAALVAQLFMFIAYIGAGFVGLYALVVFGQSGIEDPNNVMPMLTLEFFPGAIAGIILAAALAAMMSSADSQLLVATSAIVEDVYHGYVNPDASQESLVRYSQLVTLGLGGASIVFAYIAQNTPIYTLVLDYAWGGLGAAIGPTLIASLWWKRVSAAGSVASMIVGTATMFLWTQLSTVLELVGLMGAVDGSAFLSGLVGVYGLFPAFILSTTTLIVVSLFTRPPEGVDDHFDTFDKPLSALSSGDDPTGTPEYVTDGGRDVEPKAITETDNIRAHVAASDYWETGEE, encoded by the coding sequence ATGGCAACTGACGGGCTTGCCGGGTCGGCGGGCACGTGGGTCCTCGGAACGTTCGCCGTGTACCTCCTCTTTCTCCTCGGGATCGGACTGTACTCCTCTCGACTCATGGACTCCGTCGACGATTACGTCATCGGGGGTCGGAGCGTCGGCCCCGTCGTAACGGGCTTTTCCGAACGCGCCTCCGAGATGAGCGGCTGGCTCACGCTGGGGGTTCCAAGCGACGCGTTCGGTACCGGCGTCATGGCGTTTTATAATGGGCTCGGGATGATCCCCGCCGACCTGTTCGCGTGGGCCGGCCTCGCGAAGCGACTCCGGAAGTATACGGAAGTCGTGAAAGCGGTCACGTTGCCGACGTTCTTCGAGACGCGTCTGCAGGACGATACCGGATACGTCAAAGGCGTCTCCGCGTTCGTGCTGATGATCTTCGAGGGCGGCTACGTGGGCGCACAGATCGTCGCCGCCGGGACGCTGCTGGAGGTCCTCACCGGCGTCTCGTCGCTGGTCGGAATCCTTGCGGGCGGCGTCATCGTCGTCGGCTACACCATGCTCGGTGGCTACTTCGCCGTCGCGTGGTCGGACTACTTCCAGGGCGCGATCATCCTGATCGCGTTCATCATACTGCCGGTGTTGGCGTTTACCAGCTACGGACTGCCGTTCGAGGACCTCGCATCCGTCGGGAGTTCCTACACGAGCGTCACGGCCGGCATGACCGGCTGGGCGGCCATCTTTGGGATCATCAGCTACGCCGCGATCGGGCTCGGCATTCCCGGGAACCCGCACGTGATGGTCCGGTTTATGGGCATCGACGAGGTCAAAAACGTGCGCCTCGCCGCGCTCGTCGCGCAACTGTTCATGTTCATCGCGTACATCGGGGCCGGATTCGTCGGACTGTACGCACTCGTCGTCTTCGGTCAAAGCGGGATCGAAGACCCGAACAACGTTATGCCGATGCTCACGCTCGAGTTCTTCCCCGGTGCGATCGCGGGGATCATTCTGGCGGCCGCACTGGCCGCGATGATGTCCAGCGCCGACTCGCAACTGCTCGTTGCGACGAGTGCCATCGTCGAGGACGTCTACCACGGCTACGTCAATCCGGACGCGAGTCAGGAGTCGCTGGTGCGATACTCGCAACTCGTCACGCTCGGCCTCGGCGGGGCGAGCATCGTCTTCGCGTACATCGCACAGAACACTCCCATCTACACGCTCGTCCTCGATTACGCCTGGGGCGGCCTCGGAGCGGCCATCGGCCCGACGCTCATCGCTTCGCTGTGGTGGAAGCGGGTTTCTGCGGCCGGCTCCGTCGCGAGCATGATCGTCGGCACCGCGACGATGTTCCTGTGGACCCAGCTCTCGACCGTCCTCGAGCTCGTCGGACTCATGGGTGCAGTCGACGGATCGGCGTTCCTCTCCGGGCTCGTCGGCGTGTACGGACTGTTCCCGGCGTTTATCCTCTCGACGACGACGCTCATCGTCGTCTCCCTGTTCACGAGACCTCCGGAGGGCGTCGACGACCACTTCGACACCTTCGACAAACCGCTGTCGGCGCTCTCGAGCGGCGACGATCCGACCGGCACTCCCGAGTACGTCACCGACGGCGGGCGCGACGTCGAGCCGAAGGCGATCACGGAGACCGACAACATCCGCGCCCACGTCGCGGCCAGCGACTACTGGGAGACGGGTGAGGAATAG